One window of the Carassius auratus strain Wakin unplaced genomic scaffold, ASM336829v1 scaf_tig00216437, whole genome shotgun sequence genome contains the following:
- the LOC113098197 gene encoding UPF0687 protein C20orf27 homolog: protein MATGRKSSTSKGGVHFTDDNEDIPINKSCDEKLQDKVIAALLEPDGAYLVKVGFLRIHHKYEIIFSLPQIPTLGKDVCLSPALRSTAKPRLRATRITPRPEGGVRVVCEYISQQEGVVQEELTLLNRSRRDSSVRVRLQARVMDRHHGTPMLLEGVHCVGEEKHRK, encoded by the exons ATGGCAACAGGAAGGAAAA GCTCCACTTCAAAAGGTGGAGTACATTTCACCGATGACAATGAAGACATTCCCATTAACAAAAGCTGTGATGAAAAGCTTCAGGATAAAGTCATTGCAGCGCTACTAGAACCTGATGGTGCATATCTTGTTAAG GTGGGATTTTTAAGGATCCATCACAAATATGAAATCATCTTTTCTTTGCCGCAAATCCCAACACTAGGCAAAGATGTCTGCCTTTCTCCCGCACTCCGCAGTACTGCAAAACCACGACTACGTGCAACACGCATTACACCACGCCCTGAGG GGGGAGTGAGGGTGGTTTGTGAGTACATCTCCCAGCAGGAGGGAGTGGTGCAAGAGGAACTCACCCTGCTCAACAGAAGCAGAAGGGACAGCAGTGTCCGAGTTCGATTACAGGCCAGAGTCATGG atCGTCACCACGGAACACCAATGTTGCTCGAAGGAGTGCATTGTGTTGGtgaagaaaaacacagaaaataa
- the LOC113098195 gene encoding E3 ubiquitin-protein ligase TRIM21-like isoform X1, which translates to MQRPDSACAWTHTQRYTMSVPGEFLSEKQFTCSICLDVFTNPVSIPCGHSFCSSCITSYWEGQGKSCFCPMCKESFRKRPELHINHTLKEITEKFKRMADTTISAPADSPSNSLSAVNPLAQNRPVELPRGLLPEMRTRFQSTSSTHDAHSLPPAKTPKQNLSVSGTGSNGPQCPIHGHSLELLCRTDQTCICITCAEKEHYGHSVIDAKREMNIKKSQLRILEVEVQGLITVRERKIEEIQTSLAEIQVKADQEKAGTVSMFAELMKAVEKSQAELLEVVEMGQRAAELRSQAFIRDLQMEISELRNRFSNINQLAQSKDHVSFFKTYPAYSTLPETKSWAEVVLTPDPSAGVVLRNVTQMAEEVQEALRKLSAICLRPSTGNPQEIYQQKVWKVQEYAMDVTLDRDSAHPRLIISDDGKQVHCSDRYQTVPDTIERFDRVVCVLGHQGISSGCHYWEVVVGEKTDWDLGIARCSIGRKGKIVANPANGFWFLSLRDKHEYVFRTEPSMPIVVNPKPQHIGVYVDYEKGQLSFYNADTKSLIFTFTDSFAETLYPFFSPCTNKSGKNEAPLIICPAYPANPSWHTEK; encoded by the exons ATACACAATGTCAGTTCCTGGTGAATTTCTGTCAGAGAAGCAGTTTACCTGTTCTATTTGCTTAGATGTCTTCACCAATCCTGTCTCCATACCCTGCGGCCACAGCTTCTGCTCATCATGCATCACGTCCTACTGGGAGGGTCAGGGGAAAAGCTGCTTCTGTCCTATGTGCAAGGAAAGCTTCCGCAAGCGTCCTGAGCTCCACATCAATCACACGCTCAAAGAGATCACAGAGAAGTTTAAACGGATGGCGGACACTACGATAAGCGCACCTGCAGATTCACCATCCAACTCTCTTTCTGCAGTGAACCCTTTAGCGCAGAACAGACCAGTAGAGCTGCCCAGAGGCCTCCTACCAGAAATGAGAACCCGCTTCCAAAGTACATCATCCACCCATGATGCTCATTCTCTCCCTCCTGCCAAGACACCTAAGCAAAACTTAAGTGTGAGTGGAACAGGTTCCAATGGGCCACAGTGTCCCATACATGGGCATAGTTTGGAGCTACTCTGCAGGACTGACCAGACATGCATTTGTATAACATGTGCAGAGAAGGAACATTATGGGCATTCTGTGATAGATGCCAAAAGAGAGATGAATATTAAGAAG TCCCAGTTGCGCATCTTGGAGGTGGAGGTACAAGGATTGATTACAGTCAGAGAGAGGAAGATAGAGGAGATCCAAACATCACTTGCAGAAATTCAA GTAAAAGCAGACCAAGAGAAAGCAGGTACTGTGAGTATGTTTGCTGAGTTAATGAAAGCTGTTGAGAAGTCCCAGGCTGAACTTCTGGAGGTGGTGGAGATGGGACAGCGTGCTGCAGAACTTCGCTCTCAGGCCTTCATACGTGACCTGCAGATGGAGATCTCTGAACTTAGAAATAGATTTAGCAACATCAATCAGTTGGCCCAGTCCAAAGATCATGTTTCCTTCTTCAAG ACATATCCAGCCTACAGTACTTTACCTGAGACAAAGAGCTGGGCAGAAGTGGTCTTGACCCCTGACCCCAGTGCAGGAGTAGTGCTGAGAAATGTCACTCAGATGGCGGAGGAGGTTCAGGAAGCATTAAGAAAACTATCTGCGATCT GTTTGCGCCCTTCCACAGGAAACCCACAGGAAATATATCAACAAA AAGTATGGAAAGTGCAGGAATATGCAA TGGACGTGACCCTAGATCGAGACTCAGCCCATCCGCGTCTGATTATCTCTGATGATGGTAAACAGGTGCACTGCAGTGACCGCTACCAGACGGTGCCAGACACAATTGAACGGTTTGACCGTGTTGTGTGTGTACTTGGCCACCAAGGTATTAGCTCTGGCTGCCATTACTGGGAGGTTGTTGTGGGTGAGAAGACGGACTGGGATTTGGGCATTGCTAGGTGCTCCATCGGCAGGAAAGGAAAAATAGTTGCAAACCCAGCTAATGGATTTTGGTTTCTAAGTCTACGAGACAAGCATGAATATGTCTTCCGCACAGAACCATCAATGCCTATAGTTGTAAACCCAAAACCACAGCACATTGGCGTGTATGTGGACTATGAAAAAGGTCAATTGTCCTTTTATAATGCAGATACAAAGTCACTGATATTTACATTCACAGACTCCTTTGCAGAGACTTTATATCCTTTTTTCAGCCCATGCACAAACAAATCTGGCAAAAATGAGGCCCCGCTTATCATATGTCCTGCCTATCCAGCGAACCCAAGCTGGCATactgaaaaatga
- the LOC113098195 gene encoding E3 ubiquitin-protein ligase TRIM21-like isoform X2, with translation MSVPGEFLSEKQFTCSICLDVFTNPVSIPCGHSFCSSCITSYWEGQGKSCFCPMCKESFRKRPELHINHTLKEITEKFKRMADTTISAPADSPSNSLSAVNPLAQNRPVELPRGLLPEMRTRFQSTSSTHDAHSLPPAKTPKQNLSVSGTGSNGPQCPIHGHSLELLCRTDQTCICITCAEKEHYGHSVIDAKREMNIKKSQLRILEVEVQGLITVRERKIEEIQTSLAEIQVKADQEKAGTVSMFAELMKAVEKSQAELLEVVEMGQRAAELRSQAFIRDLQMEISELRNRFSNINQLAQSKDHVSFFKTYPAYSTLPETKSWAEVVLTPDPSAGVVLRNVTQMAEEVQEALRKLSAICLRPSTGNPQEIYQQKVWKVQEYAMDVTLDRDSAHPRLIISDDGKQVHCSDRYQTVPDTIERFDRVVCVLGHQGISSGCHYWEVVVGEKTDWDLGIARCSIGRKGKIVANPANGFWFLSLRDKHEYVFRTEPSMPIVVNPKPQHIGVYVDYEKGQLSFYNADTKSLIFTFTDSFAETLYPFFSPCTNKSGKNEAPLIICPAYPANPSWHTEK, from the exons ATGTCAGTTCCTGGTGAATTTCTGTCAGAGAAGCAGTTTACCTGTTCTATTTGCTTAGATGTCTTCACCAATCCTGTCTCCATACCCTGCGGCCACAGCTTCTGCTCATCATGCATCACGTCCTACTGGGAGGGTCAGGGGAAAAGCTGCTTCTGTCCTATGTGCAAGGAAAGCTTCCGCAAGCGTCCTGAGCTCCACATCAATCACACGCTCAAAGAGATCACAGAGAAGTTTAAACGGATGGCGGACACTACGATAAGCGCACCTGCAGATTCACCATCCAACTCTCTTTCTGCAGTGAACCCTTTAGCGCAGAACAGACCAGTAGAGCTGCCCAGAGGCCTCCTACCAGAAATGAGAACCCGCTTCCAAAGTACATCATCCACCCATGATGCTCATTCTCTCCCTCCTGCCAAGACACCTAAGCAAAACTTAAGTGTGAGTGGAACAGGTTCCAATGGGCCACAGTGTCCCATACATGGGCATAGTTTGGAGCTACTCTGCAGGACTGACCAGACATGCATTTGTATAACATGTGCAGAGAAGGAACATTATGGGCATTCTGTGATAGATGCCAAAAGAGAGATGAATATTAAGAAG TCCCAGTTGCGCATCTTGGAGGTGGAGGTACAAGGATTGATTACAGTCAGAGAGAGGAAGATAGAGGAGATCCAAACATCACTTGCAGAAATTCAA GTAAAAGCAGACCAAGAGAAAGCAGGTACTGTGAGTATGTTTGCTGAGTTAATGAAAGCTGTTGAGAAGTCCCAGGCTGAACTTCTGGAGGTGGTGGAGATGGGACAGCGTGCTGCAGAACTTCGCTCTCAGGCCTTCATACGTGACCTGCAGATGGAGATCTCTGAACTTAGAAATAGATTTAGCAACATCAATCAGTTGGCCCAGTCCAAAGATCATGTTTCCTTCTTCAAG ACATATCCAGCCTACAGTACTTTACCTGAGACAAAGAGCTGGGCAGAAGTGGTCTTGACCCCTGACCCCAGTGCAGGAGTAGTGCTGAGAAATGTCACTCAGATGGCGGAGGAGGTTCAGGAAGCATTAAGAAAACTATCTGCGATCT GTTTGCGCCCTTCCACAGGAAACCCACAGGAAATATATCAACAAA AAGTATGGAAAGTGCAGGAATATGCAA TGGACGTGACCCTAGATCGAGACTCAGCCCATCCGCGTCTGATTATCTCTGATGATGGTAAACAGGTGCACTGCAGTGACCGCTACCAGACGGTGCCAGACACAATTGAACGGTTTGACCGTGTTGTGTGTGTACTTGGCCACCAAGGTATTAGCTCTGGCTGCCATTACTGGGAGGTTGTTGTGGGTGAGAAGACGGACTGGGATTTGGGCATTGCTAGGTGCTCCATCGGCAGGAAAGGAAAAATAGTTGCAAACCCAGCTAATGGATTTTGGTTTCTAAGTCTACGAGACAAGCATGAATATGTCTTCCGCACAGAACCATCAATGCCTATAGTTGTAAACCCAAAACCACAGCACATTGGCGTGTATGTGGACTATGAAAAAGGTCAATTGTCCTTTTATAATGCAGATACAAAGTCACTGATATTTACATTCACAGACTCCTTTGCAGAGACTTTATATCCTTTTTTCAGCCCATGCACAAACAAATCTGGCAAAAATGAGGCCCCGCTTATCATATGTCCTGCCTATCCAGCGAACCCAAGCTGGCATactgaaaaatga